CTTGCCCTAAGACTATCTATGTCCCCAAAATCGCAGCCTTTGGACCACATCCTGCTACGGCTAAGATAGATTTGCCGGCGTTTCCTTTCGTGCTTAAGAGCGATGCCGAACACGAAGGAAGAGGCGTTTTCCTCGTAAGAGATGATAGAGATTTCAATAATGGGCTTTCTTATATCAAATGCCGCGAAAGAGAAGGCTCTTTTGGGTTTTTAATTCAAGAATACATTGCTTCGCCTTATGATCTCCGCGTAGTTGTTTTTGGAAAAAACTTTTATCCCTTCTGGCGGGCGTGTGAAGACGATTTCAGGACGAACCTTGTCCAGGGGGGGAGAAAAATTCCGTGCCCTGACGCAAACTTAGAAGAAAAGGCCCTGCAAATAACAGCGATTCTTTGTGAAAAAACCGGCACAAACCTTGCGGCCATAGATTTTTTAATAGATGAGCGCCGAGGTCCCCTTTTAAACGAGATCAATTTTGTTTTCGGGCGCAGACTTCTGGGCCAAAAATACGAAGAATTCTTTTTTAAGGCGGTAAAGGAATTTTTGGCTGATTTATCTTAGTAGACTTTACAGAATACCTTAATTGAAGCCCGTTCCAGGATCTCTTAAATACAAGGTAACCAAATTTCAAAACATGTTCCTTTTCCTTCGGTGCTTATAACTTTTACCTTACCACCCGCTGCTTCAGCCCAATTTTTTACTAACGTAAGCCCCAGGCCAGAATTTTTTTGTTTGGTGGTAAAATATGATTCAAAGATTTTGGGGATTAATTCTTGTTTTAACCCTTTACCTGTATCTTCCACTATCAAAATAGAAAAATCATCTCGGTGTTCGGTGCGAATGGTAATTTTCCCCTGAATTTCAATAGCTTGGATGGCATTTAGAAAAAGATTAAGAATAATCTGTTCTAGCTTAATGCGGCTAATGCAGACATTTTTTACATATGGATCAAGAAATATTCGAAATTCAATGTTTGAAGGAATTAAGGCATTTAGCAGAGGTCTTAACTCATGTAAGACTTGATTTAAATTTAAAATTTCTGGTTCGGTCTTCTTTTTTCCTAGGTCGCTTAGTTTTTTAGTTATAGAGGCGATATTTTCGAGGATAGTTCTGATTTTGGCGCACTTTTTTTCTAGATTTGGCTTGTCTTTTAATAACATGCCAATCAATTCTAGTTCAGCTAAAGCGGCAGTGAGCATGTTTTTGATATCGTGACTTATACCTGCTGCTAATTGGCCAAAAGTTTCATAATGAAAGACGGTTTCTTCAGGGATAACTACGGGCTTGGTTTCAAAGGCAAGGTGCCAAAGGGCAACAACTTTTTCGTCTTTTACTATAGGGCTTACAATAACAAAGACATCTTGCTTTAGAGCTTTAGCAGGCATTATGCCCCAGGAAGTCCTTTGGGTTTCAAAGGCTTTTAAGGCGGGGCAGCCCGGAGGGGGTTCTTTGCTTTGATGGATCAGTTCATAGCAAAACTTTTTATTTTCTCGGGAAAGCTTATGGAAAGAATTATTTCCCCACCAGACTTCAAGTTCTGGAGAGAGAAGAAATAAATGTTCAGGGAAATCGGGTAAAAATTTTGAAATGACATCTTTCATTAACTTATTGTTCGTCACAATAATCAAAAGACTTTACTTATCAATTTTTTCCGGATCTTCAATGGCATTTATGACTATTTGTTCAGGAGGGAGGATCTTTTTGATCAGGCCACAAAGGACTGTCTTGGGCCCGATTTCGATAAATTCGCGCCCACCTGCTGCGAAAATATTCTGGGTTTCTTCTACCCAGCGCACCGGGCTTTCGATCTGTTTTCCCATGAGTTCTTTTATTTTGGCGGGGTCTTTTTCTTCTTTGGCGGAAACATTTGAAAAAAAGCGTTTTTGGGGTGGAGCAAACGGGATATCTTTAAGAAAATTCTTAAATTCCTGGGCTGCCTCAGCCATAAGGGGGCTATGATAAGCCCCGCTTACTTTTAGCTTGACCACCCTTGCACCAGCCTCTTTGGCCAGAGAAGCGGCCAAAGTTGCCGCTTCTTTCTCACCGGTGATAACGATCTGTTCAGGGGTGTTGTGGTTAGCTAGAGTTACTATGCCTTTTTCTTGGGCTTTTTTAAGAAGCTCTTCAAGGATTTCGCGTTTTAGGCCAATGACAGCGTACATTTCACCCGGGAACTTCTCGGCGGCTTGTTCCATAAGCTCGCCTCTTTTCATCACCAGGCGAAAAACGTCTTCAAGGGAAACAATGCCAGCGGCGTAAAGAGCGCTATATTCCCCAAGGCTGTGCCCACAACAAATATCAGCGTCAATGTTTTTGGCTCGCAGGTCTTCAAGCACCGCCAGATTCACCGCGGTAAGGGCAGGTTGAAGATTAAGAGTACGGGTAAGTTCGGACAAGGGGCCCTCAAAGCAGAGTTCCCTTATAGGAAGCCCGGTAATTTCTTCGGCAACCAAAAAGACTTTTTGCGCGGCTTGGGATTTTTCGTAAGCTGCTTTTCCCATTCCAACGTATTGAGAGCCCTGGCCGGGGAACATAAAAACACGCATGGCTACTCCTCTTCTTCAAAATCAAACTCTTCTTCTTCGGTTAAAATTTCTTCGCCTGCCGTTATTTCTTCGTATTCGTCTGCAGTGAGCAGCTCTTCAAGCTCGTCCGGGTCAGAAATTTTAACTTTTACTATCCAGCCCTCATCATAAGGGTCTTCATTAATCAAATCCGGGGCATCTAAAAGCTCTTCGTTTATCTCAATCACCTCCCCGGAAACCGGGGCTACGAGGTCAAAAACTCCATGGGAAGACTCAATGCTTCCAAAGACTTCGTCTTTTTCGAATTCGTCTCCTTCATCGGGTAGTTCAATGTCTATGATTTCGCCAAGTTTAAGCTGACCAAAGTCAGTGAGCCCGATAAGAACGTTATTTCCCCTTTTCTTTTTAACCCAAAGGTGGTTTTCGGAATAAAGCCTGTCCTGAGGAATTTCCATGTTCTTCACCTCCCTGTAGCCTAGCTACCACCGATTATCGGAATAAATGCCTTTTGACAAGAGTTTTTTTGATGCTTCAAAATTAAACCTCAGAAAAGGCAGCTTCAACCACCAATGCTTCGCATAATTCTATGGGGCGAAAAAGATAGTGATCTTTTGGCAGGTTTATTTTTTATGGCCTTTAAAAAGGCCTCTTTCAAGTCTTTTCGTGAAAAATTGCCGCGTAAGTATGGTTTGAGGTCTATTTCTTCGTCTGAAAAAAGACACATACGCAGTTTGCCTTCTGGGGTGAGTCTCAGCCTGTTGCACTTATCACAAAAGTGTTCTGTTATGGCAGAAATAAAGCCTATTTTACCGCAAGCATTAGGCAAAGTATAAACCCTGGCAGGGCCTGCGCCTATTTTTTGGGCCGGAACAAGAGGGCCAAGCATTTCCACTCTTTTTTTTATTTCTGCCACAGGCATGAAATACTTTTCTTCCCAGGCCGCACCATCACCTACGGGCATAAACTCGATAAATCTTACTTCGACTGGTCTTTCAATGGTGAGTTTTGCAAGGTCTAGGATTTCGTCTTCATTTAGACCCTTCATCACCACGGTGTTTATTTTTACCGGGGAAAAGCCCATCTCTAGGGCCTTGTCAATGCCGCGCAGGACATCTCCCAGCTTGTTGTAACCGCAGATGGTTTTGTATTTTTTGGGGTCTAGGGTGTCAAGGCTTATGTTGATACGGTTAAGCCCGGCTTTTTTAAGGTCTTCGGCAAATTCCGCCAGCAGTATGCCGTTTGTAGTTAAGGAAAGATCCCTTAGCCCAGGTATTTTTGAGATTGCAGCAACTAAGGATACAAAATCTTTGCGAACAAGGGGTTCGCCACCTGTAAGCCTTATTTTTTCAATACCAAGGGAGATAGCGACCTTTACAATTTCTAAGAGTTCTTCATAGGAGAGGATTTCTTCGTGAGGAAGCCAGGCAATGGCATCTTTGCTTGAGCAGTAAAAACAGCGCAGGTTACACCGGTCCGTAACTGAAACGCGTAGATATGTGATTTTGCGGCCGTGTTTGTCTATAAGCATTTTCTTAGTTTTTCACGATAGCGTGTGCGGGCTTCTTTGAAAATAGCTCGTACCTTATCAGAAGCATAGTCCGGATAAGTCCAGGGCAGGGGAGAAAAATCGCCTTTGGTGTAGATCATGGTTACTTCCGCATACACGCAGTCGCCAAGGTAAATACGATGGGAAAAATTTTTAAAAGTTACCAGTACTAGTTTTTCAGGGAGGATATATCCCGGGTCAATGTTTACCCTGCGTTTTCCTTCGTGGGAGAAACTTTTTTCTATTTTCCAGGCAAGATGTTTTATAGGGACTATTTTCTCTGGCGATATCAGCCTTTCAAAAAAGATAAAGCGGCGCACCAGGTTTTTTCCGAATTCTTCTTCGTAATAATCCGTGAAGTCAAAGGATATCAATTCGCTTTGGTAGTCTCGGGGGCCAAGGACTTCTTCAAGTTTGCCACAGGCCTTTTCTATAAGGGCTTCTTCAGGGGCGAAAATGCTAAAAAAAAGCTGCGCGGGAAGGGGTTTTTGTGGCTCACTCATTTTCTTTTTCGGCTTTTTCTTCTTTTAAAGGCTTGGCTTCTTCCACAAGCATGATAGGGATACCATCTCTAATTTCATACAAAAGTGCGCACTTGTGGCAAATAAGCCCAGATTTCGCTTCGTCAAGGACGAGGTCTCCTTTACATTTGGGACACGCAAGGATGGCGAGCAACTCCTGGGGAATGAGGCTTACAAACAAACCATCAAACATGGTGACCTCCTTTTGGTCTTTTCCAAAAGAGTAAAATTTTTCTACAAAAAAACAACCACGGCTTTTTGGAAACTTGCCTGTCCCCGTAAATCTTGCAAAATTCATCGCTCCCTTTTATGCTGCTTGCCGATGCCAAAGGAATATTTCATTTTTCTTTTTGCCTATTTACTGGGCTCTATTCCTTTTGCCCTGGTGGTTTCGCGCCCTTTTGGGATTGATCCGCGCAAGCACGGAAGCCACAACCTCGGCGCTACCAATGTTGCCAGGCTTTTAGGAAAAAAATGGGGCTTTGTTACCCTTTTAGGTGACATGGGAAAGGGCATCGTTCCCATGCTCCTTGCCAGGCATCTTTTTGCAGGCCACCCTAACGAAGCCTGGCTGGTGGCTGGAGCGGGTTTTTTTGCCTTCTTGGGGCATCTTTTCCCTTTATATTTGCGTTTTCAGGGCGGAAAAGGCGTGGCCACGGCAGCAGGTGTTTTCCTAGTACTTTGTCCTAAAGTCATTTTGATAGACCTTGTTGTGTTTATCGTTCTGGTAAAACTTACAGGCTTTGTTTCCGTGGGCTCCCTTACGGTTGCGGCCATAACGCCTTTTCTGGTGAGGATTTTTTGCCCTGAACCTGCTTATTTTTGGGTATGCCTGGTGATGGCGGTGCTAATTTGGATCAAACACCGCGAAAATATAAAACGCCTTTTACGGGGTGAAGAAAAAAGCTGGAAGAAAAGTTAGAGCCTGTTAAACTTGCCTCTATGAGATACATAAGCACCCGTGGTGGCATAAATCCTTTACCGTTTAAAGAAACAGTCCTAATGGGGCTTGCCGAAGATGGCGGCCTTATTTTGCCAGAAGCCATCCCGCGCATTACAGAAGAAACACTTTCTTACTGGCAAAGCCTTTCTTATCCTGAGCTTGCCTTTGAAGTGCTCAAACTTTTTGCAGATGATCTTCCTCCTCACGATTTGCGCGATCTCATCAACCGTGCCTATGCCACTTTTACGCATCCCGAAATTTGCCCGGTAGTCAAAAAGAACGGAGTCTATATTCTTGAGCTTTTTCACGGCCCAACCCTTGCCTTCAAGGACATTGCCCTTCAATTTCTGGGCAATCTGTTTGAATATTTGCTCAAAGAGCGCGGCCTTAAAATGAATATTTTGGGGGCAACCTCTGGGGATACA
The window above is part of the Thermodesulfatator atlanticus DSM 21156 genome. Proteins encoded here:
- the moaA gene encoding GTP 3',8-cyclase MoaA, whose product is MLIDKHGRKITYLRVSVTDRCNLRCFYCSSKDAIAWLPHEEILSYEELLEIVKVAISLGIEKIRLTGGEPLVRKDFVSLVAAISKIPGLRDLSLTTNGILLAEFAEDLKKAGLNRINISLDTLDPKKYKTICGYNKLGDVLRGIDKALEMGFSPVKINTVVMKGLNEDEILDLAKLTIERPVEVRFIEFMPVGDGAAWEEKYFMPVAEIKKRVEMLGPLVPAQKIGAGPARVYTLPNACGKIGFISAITEHFCDKCNRLRLTPEGKLRMCLFSDEEIDLKPYLRGNFSRKDLKEAFLKAIKNKPAKRSLSFSPHRIMRSIGG
- the plsY gene encoding glycerol-3-phosphate 1-O-acyltransferase PlsY; protein product: MPKEYFIFLFAYLLGSIPFALVVSRPFGIDPRKHGSHNLGATNVARLLGKKWGFVTLLGDMGKGIVPMLLARHLFAGHPNEAWLVAGAGFFAFLGHLFPLYLRFQGGKGVATAAGVFLVLCPKVILIDLVVFIVLVKLTGFVSVGSLTVAAITPFLVRIFCPEPAYFWVCLVMAVLIWIKHRENIKRLLRGEEKSWKKS
- the fabD gene encoding ACP S-malonyltransferase; protein product: MRVFMFPGQGSQYVGMGKAAYEKSQAAQKVFLVAEEITGLPIRELCFEGPLSELTRTLNLQPALTAVNLAVLEDLRAKNIDADICCGHSLGEYSALYAAGIVSLEDVFRLVMKRGELMEQAAEKFPGEMYAVIGLKREILEELLKKAQEKGIVTLANHNTPEQIVITGEKEAATLAASLAKEAGARVVKLKVSGAYHSPLMAEAAQEFKNFLKDIPFAPPQKRFFSNVSAKEEKDPAKIKELMGKQIESPVRWVEETQNIFAAGGREFIEIGPKTVLCGLIKKILPPEQIVINAIEDPEKIDK
- a CDS encoding DUF4416 family protein — encoded protein: MSEPQKPLPAQLFFSIFAPEEALIEKACGKLEEVLGPRDYQSELISFDFTDYYEEEFGKNLVRRFIFFERLISPEKIVPIKHLAWKIEKSFSHEGKRRVNIDPGYILPEKLVLVTFKNFSHRIYLGDCVYAEVTMIYTKGDFSPLPWTYPDYASDKVRAIFKEARTRYREKLRKCL
- a CDS encoding sensor histidine kinase; translated protein: MKDVISKFLPDFPEHLFLLSPELEVWWGNNSFHKLSRENKKFCYELIHQSKEPPPGCPALKAFETQRTSWGIMPAKALKQDVFVIVSPIVKDEKVVALWHLAFETKPVVIPEETVFHYETFGQLAAGISHDIKNMLTAALAELELIGMLLKDKPNLEKKCAKIRTILENIASITKKLSDLGKKKTEPEILNLNQVLHELRPLLNALIPSNIEFRIFLDPYVKNVCISRIKLEQIILNLFLNAIQAIEIQGKITIRTEHRDDFSILIVEDTGKGLKQELIPKIFESYFTTKQKNSGLGLTLVKNWAEAAGGKVKVISTEGKGTCFEIWLPCI
- the gcvH gene encoding glycine cleavage system protein GcvH: MEIPQDRLYSENHLWVKKKRGNNVLIGLTDFGQLKLGEIIDIELPDEGDEFEKDEVFGSIESSHGVFDLVAPVSGEVIEINEELLDAPDLINEDPYDEGWIVKVKISDPDELEELLTADEYEEITAGEEILTEEEEFDFEEEE
- a CDS encoding ATP-grasp domain-containing protein, which encodes CPKTIYVPKIAAFGPHPATAKIDLPAFPFVLKSDAEHEGRGVFLVRDDRDFNNGLSYIKCREREGSFGFLIQEYIASPYDLRVVVFGKNFYPFWRACEDDFRTNLVQGGRKIPCPDANLEEKALQITAILCEKTGTNLAAIDFLIDERRGPLLNEINFVFGRRLLGQKYEEFFFKAVKEFLADLS
- a CDS encoding Trm112 family protein, yielding MFDGLFVSLIPQELLAILACPKCKGDLVLDEAKSGLICHKCALLYEIRDGIPIMLVEEAKPLKEEKAEKENE